A genomic segment from Deltaproteobacteria bacterium encodes:
- the thrH gene encoding bifunctional phosphoserine phosphatase/homoserine phosphotransferase ThrH, with protein MLACLDLEGVLIPEIWIEFSKKTNIPELSLTTRDVPDYDVLMKRRLKLLDEHKLTLREIQEVIGSLSPLEGAADFLNWLRTEFQVIILSDTYYEFAFPLMKQLGFPTLFCHSLELDERQKIVNYKLRLTDQKTKAVKGLQDLNFKVIASGDSYNDTGMLKQADAGILFCPPENVIKEFPQFPVARNYEEMKHLFLEKKRDLAV; from the coding sequence ATGCTAGCCTGCCTCGACCTCGAAGGAGTACTCATCCCCGAAATCTGGATCGAGTTTTCCAAAAAAACAAATATTCCCGAGCTTTCGCTCACCACTCGCGACGTGCCTGACTATGATGTGTTGATGAAAAGACGTCTGAAGCTTTTGGACGAGCACAAACTGACGCTCAGAGAAATTCAGGAAGTGATTGGATCTTTAAGCCCTCTCGAAGGTGCAGCGGATTTTCTCAATTGGCTTCGAACTGAATTTCAGGTGATTATCCTCTCCGACACCTATTACGAATTTGCTTTTCCTTTGATGAAACAACTGGGTTTCCCCACTCTGTTTTGTCATTCTTTAGAACTCGATGAACGGCAAAAAATAGTGAATTACAAATTGAGACTCACCGATCAAAAAACAAAAGCCGTCAAAGGCCTGCAAGATCTCAATTTTAAGGTCATCGCTTCTGGGGACTCCTACAACGATACGGGGATGCTCAAACAAGCCGATGCGGGGATTTTATTTTGTCCTCCAGAAAACGTGATCAAAGAGTTTCCACAATTTCCAGTGGCCAGGAATTATGAGGAGATG
- a CDS encoding YicC family protein — protein MRSMTGYGTGDFEWKKKKIHLEVKTVNHRFCEVNLRIPPRYSILELELQDFSKKNFERGRIDIFIREQNASSVKKIIVDEDQLQRYLKMIQQLSKKYGLSKEVPAERFFSFPGVVSVEEEPETEISLLLPELKKNLEKVFQKVKKLREKEGEGIKKDFFNRLDFIEKNILAVEKQIPGVISLYKTRLQERIEKMLKNSVEESRLAQEVAYFVDRSDTSEEIQRLKSHISHFREVFKEKDAIGRKLDFILQEIHRELNTLGSKAQDSEISRWIVASKHELEKMREQVQNVE, from the coding sequence ATGCGCAGTATGACCGGTTATGGGACAGGAGACTTCGAATGGAAGAAGAAAAAAATCCATTTGGAAGTCAAGACAGTCAACCATCGTTTTTGTGAGGTGAATCTCCGCATTCCGCCTCGTTATTCTATCTTGGAACTTGAACTTCAGGATTTCTCAAAGAAGAATTTTGAACGGGGTCGAATTGATATTTTTATCCGAGAACAAAATGCCAGTTCGGTTAAAAAAATTATTGTCGACGAAGATCAGCTGCAGCGCTATTTGAAGATGATTCAGCAGCTCTCAAAAAAGTATGGTTTGTCCAAGGAGGTTCCTGCGGAAAGATTTTTTTCCTTCCCCGGGGTGGTGAGTGTTGAAGAAGAGCCGGAAACTGAAATTTCCCTCTTGCTTCCGGAGTTGAAAAAGAATTTGGAAAAGGTATTCCAAAAAGTAAAAAAACTGCGTGAAAAAGAAGGGGAAGGAATTAAAAAAGATTTTTTTAATCGATTGGACTTTATCGAAAAAAATATCCTTGCAGTTGAGAAACAAATTCCGGGGGTGATTTCCTTGTACAAGACGCGTCTTCAGGAGCGGATTGAGAAGATGCTGAAGAATTCCGTTGAGGAGTCACGCCTTGCCCAGGAAGTGGCTTATTTTGTAGATCGTAGCGATACCTCAGAGGAGATCCAACGTTTAAAAAGTCATATTTCCCATTTTAGGGAAGTTTTTAAAGAAAAAGATGCCATCGGTCGAAAGCTGGATTTTATTCTCCAGGAAATACATCGGGAGTTGAATACCCTGGGTTCCAAAGCCCAAGATAGCGAGATTTCCAGGTGGATTGTCGCTTCCAAGCATGAACTCGAGAAAATGCGGGAGCAGGTACAGAATGTGGAGTGA
- the bamA gene encoding outer membrane protein assembly factor BamA, with the protein MISLIWVLSQGGKLWAAQTVVELDLEGNSKVESASILKQLRIQKGQAFSEDRAHEDLKKIYGMGVFSEAEVEKKEVSGGVKIIYRVKENPLVSKITFEGNKDLSSTKILEVVTQKSLQPLNEKKVGETKEKIKELYTKEGMGFALIEAEIKPDTSQKNEVELHFRLSENKKMKVKKISFSGNSVFSERKLRSLMKTKKKGILSFLSGSGKYKEEMVERDVAFLAYQYLNTGYLKVQVEKPEIIPLGGKKGGIELHFNITEGNRYRVRDIKLQGDVLTTPDELLGKFDKVKGTYYCQKVIEDDLQKLTELYGNQGYAFANIRPKPLPIEESKEVDLELDVDKGEKLSVERVNITGNTITRDKVIRRELKVTENSLYNESLVKESKKRLEALGYFETVDFSTPKGSGEDKLNLNINVKEKPTGTFSIGAGYSSAESFMLTGSISKQNFMGFGISGAVNAEFSKLRQLFTVQMLDPYFLDTRWMLSSSASKMLVRYTDFDRDSYGGELRLGHHLFDNSSVSLGYKIEEVSVNNFSAIVPDFFRQNASGLTSSLLFSLDRDTRNNRITATKGSYNLLTLEYAGVGGDNKFLRVDANSRWFLPAFPKKTVLKANARIGYIKSLDDKPVPLFERYFTGGINSLRGFDPRSVGPSLMIPLSPTGGDETFVYGGNKSLLFNLEYEFPIYDGAGFKGVVFLDAGNTFAENENYSLKNLRTDWGVGFRWISPFGPLRFEWGFPFNRKENEKSKVFNFTIGTFF; encoded by the coding sequence ATGATTTCCTTGATTTGGGTGCTTTCCCAAGGTGGAAAGCTCTGGGCCGCCCAGACTGTTGTGGAACTTGATTTGGAAGGGAATTCAAAAGTGGAGTCCGCCTCCATTCTCAAACAACTTCGCATCCAGAAGGGGCAGGCTTTTTCCGAAGATCGCGCTCATGAAGATTTGAAGAAGATTTACGGCATGGGCGTGTTTTCTGAGGCGGAGGTGGAGAAGAAAGAAGTCTCTGGTGGTGTAAAAATTATTTACCGCGTCAAAGAAAATCCCCTCGTTTCAAAAATCACCTTCGAAGGAAATAAAGACCTTTCATCCACCAAGATCTTGGAGGTGGTGACGCAAAAATCCCTTCAGCCTCTCAACGAAAAAAAGGTAGGCGAGACCAAAGAGAAAATTAAAGAACTCTATACCAAAGAAGGAATGGGCTTTGCTCTCATTGAAGCCGAAATAAAGCCAGACACCAGCCAGAAGAACGAGGTAGAACTTCACTTTAGGCTTTCTGAAAATAAAAAGATGAAGGTGAAAAAAATTAGCTTTAGTGGAAACTCCGTTTTTTCAGAACGCAAGTTGAGGTCGTTGATGAAAACCAAGAAGAAAGGCATCCTTTCCTTCTTGAGTGGTTCCGGAAAATACAAGGAAGAAATGGTGGAGCGCGATGTTGCCTTTCTCGCCTATCAATACCTGAATACCGGTTATTTGAAGGTTCAGGTGGAAAAACCCGAAATTATTCCCTTGGGCGGGAAAAAAGGTGGAATCGAATTGCATTTCAATATTACCGAAGGAAATCGCTATAGGGTAAGGGATATCAAACTGCAGGGAGATGTCTTGACTACCCCCGATGAACTTCTCGGAAAATTTGATAAAGTGAAGGGGACTTATTATTGCCAAAAGGTGATTGAAGACGATTTACAAAAACTCACCGAGCTCTACGGCAACCAGGGCTATGCCTTCGCCAATATCCGTCCCAAGCCGCTGCCCATTGAGGAAAGCAAAGAAGTGGATTTGGAGTTGGATGTTGATAAGGGTGAAAAACTGAGCGTTGAGAGGGTCAATATTACCGGCAATACCATTACTCGTGACAAGGTCATCCGCCGCGAACTTAAGGTGACAGAAAATAGTCTTTACAATGAATCGCTTGTGAAGGAATCCAAAAAACGCCTGGAAGCCCTCGGATATTTTGAAACCGTCGATTTTTCTACTCCCAAAGGTTCTGGTGAAGACAAACTTAATCTGAATATCAATGTGAAAGAAAAACCCACCGGAACTTTTTCCATTGGCGCGGGCTATAGTTCTGCGGAGAGTTTTATGCTCACAGGCTCCATCTCCAAACAGAATTTTATGGGTTTTGGAATCAGCGGTGCGGTGAATGCCGAATTTTCAAAACTTCGCCAGTTGTTTACCGTGCAGATGTTGGATCCCTATTTTTTAGACACCCGCTGGATGTTGAGCAGCAGTGCCTCTAAAATGCTTGTGCGTTACACCGATTTTGACCGGGATTCTTATGGAGGAGAGCTTCGCTTGGGGCATCACCTTTTTGACAATTCATCGGTGTCGTTGGGTTATAAAATTGAAGAAGTAAGTGTTAATAATTTTTCGGCCATTGTGCCCGATTTCTTTCGTCAAAATGCCTCGGGTCTTACCTCCAGTTTGTTATTTAGTTTAGATCGTGATACGCGAAACAACCGTATCACAGCCACCAAAGGATCTTACAATTTGCTGACCCTCGAATATGCTGGAGTAGGCGGCGATAACAAATTCCTGAGGGTGGATGCGAATTCTCGCTGGTTCTTGCCGGCGTTTCCCAAGAAGACAGTTTTGAAGGCGAATGCACGCATCGGGTATATTAAATCGCTGGATGATAAGCCTGTCCCCTTGTTTGAGCGCTATTTTACAGGGGGGATCAACTCGCTTCGGGGTTTTGATCCCCGTTCTGTCGGTCCCAGTTTGATGATTCCCCTTTCTCCGACTGGAGGGGATGAAACTTTTGTGTATGGGGGAAATAAATCATTGCTCTTTAATCTGGAATACGAGTTTCCCATTTACGATGGCGCAGGGTTTAAGGGTGTCGTCTTTCTCGATGCGGGGAATACCTTTGCGGAAAATGAAAATTACAGCTTGAAAAACTTGCGTACCGATTGGGGAGTAGGGTTCCGTTGGATTTCACCTTTTGGTCCTCTGCGCTTCGAATGGGGTTTCCCTTTTAACCGCAAAGAGAACGAAAAAAGTAAGGTCTTTAATTTTACGATCGGAACTTTTTTTTAA
- a CDS encoding polyprenol monophosphomannose synthase produces MSKTFVVLPTYNEIENLQKIVEAIFYHLPHTHLLIVDDNSPDGTGKIADQLASEKPEQIFVLHRLKKEGLGRAYLAGFKRVLELGAEIIIQMDADFSHPPSLLPLMIKELAQVDFVLPSRYIKNGGTQNWGVLRQIISRGGNLYARLVLKSPVHDLTGGFKAFRRPVLEYLLSCPIQANGYSFQIEMTTRALQKGFHFKEIPFIFVDREDGKSKMSKKIVFEALFKTYRLRKELLQKKTLTLSSVLLQENKR; encoded by the coding sequence ATGTCTAAAACCTTTGTCGTGCTTCCTACCTACAACGAAATTGAAAATCTTCAGAAGATCGTGGAAGCCATTTTTTATCATTTACCGCACACTCATTTACTCATCGTAGACGACAATTCGCCCGATGGCACAGGGAAAATTGCAGATCAACTTGCCAGCGAAAAACCCGAACAAATTTTTGTATTGCATCGCCTAAAAAAAGAAGGCCTGGGTCGAGCTTATTTGGCGGGCTTCAAACGTGTCTTGGAGCTGGGCGCTGAAATCATCATCCAGATGGATGCCGATTTTTCTCATCCACCTTCTCTCCTTCCGCTCATGATCAAAGAATTAGCCCAGGTCGATTTTGTATTGCCTTCTCGTTACATCAAAAATGGCGGGACCCAGAACTGGGGAGTTCTCCGTCAAATCATAAGCCGGGGTGGGAATCTTTATGCGCGACTGGTTTTAAAATCTCCCGTGCACGATTTAACCGGTGGCTTTAAGGCCTTTCGTCGACCCGTATTGGAATATTTGCTCAGTTGCCCCATCCAGGCCAATGGCTATTCTTTTCAAATTGAAATGACCACTCGCGCCCTTCAAAAGGGTTTTCATTTCAAGGAAATCCCCTTCATTTTTGTAGATCGTGAAGATGGAAAATCCAAAATGAGTAAGAAAATTGTCTTTGAAGCCCTCTTCAAAACTTACCGTCTGCGAAAAGAGCTTCTTCAAAAAAAAACACTAACACTCTCTAGTGTTCTATTGCAGGAAAATAAACGTTGA
- a CDS encoding FHA domain-containing protein yields the protein MNVSNTLLEILACPKCQGRLSFEAKEEGVVCAPCSLFYPVENGKLQLVEEEALEMRQGVPCRNADKAKSPLAYFYIEEGPNQGEVVQLQAGHCKAIGRSIDDLNSTQIFSTEPTVPLDDFTKKLVLNYLAKKRTKIAASPAASSKSVESKSEGLGSFKRDADLVLNDPAISRLHAMLFNDESGAGVLDLVSRNGTYVNGQEVESKSLQEGDVVDVGSTKICFSLKKVR from the coding sequence ATGAATGTTTCGAATACCCTTCTTGAAATTTTGGCATGTCCTAAATGCCAAGGAAGGCTTTCCTTTGAGGCTAAAGAAGAAGGTGTGGTTTGTGCGCCTTGCTCACTTTTTTATCCCGTAGAAAATGGAAAGCTTCAGCTTGTGGAAGAGGAAGCTCTTGAAATGAGGCAAGGAGTGCCTTGTCGTAATGCAGACAAAGCTAAATCTCCTCTGGCTTATTTTTACATTGAAGAAGGACCAAACCAGGGCGAAGTGGTTCAACTGCAAGCTGGGCATTGCAAAGCCATAGGGCGTAGCATTGATGATTTAAATAGTACTCAAATTTTTTCTACTGAGCCTACTGTCCCTTTGGACGACTTTACCAAAAAGCTGGTTTTGAATTATCTGGCCAAAAAAAGGACTAAAATTGCGGCATCTCCAGCGGCTTCCTCAAAATCTGTAGAATCGAAATCAGAAGGTTTGGGGTCCTTTAAACGGGATGCCGATTTGGTGCTGAATGATCCTGCCATTTCTCGTCTACACGCCATGCTATTTAATGACGAATCGGGTGCGGGAGTTCTGGATTTGGTCTCTAGAAATGGAACTTATGTGAACGGTCAAGAAGTAGAATCCAAGAGTCTGCAAGAAGGGGATGTGGTGGATGTGGGGTCGACTAAGATCTGTTTTAGTTTAAAGAAGGTACGCTAA
- a CDS encoding ABC transporter permease, with product MSLLTQIATRYLSGTHKGFRLNLLATVSFLSVALGVFALVFVQSVMGGFGQDLQGKILRLSHPLILNPQNPSLYSSLKAPSISPDKNIKKIYPFFETEVILRTADNASQGIKLKAVGAEHIEEKIHVEYSHEASQKDFSPSDENYPGIVIGSELARRLNVLPELNEELELIYPFGEVDPSGEMRPKTRRFRVIGTFKTGYLDYDQKYALVALDQGRRLVPSAEVPYQWALELEDFWQSEALAQSLNAQLQGNYVAETWANKNARLFSALKLERKVMFAVLVLMIVIASFNLLTLTLMLSAQRAREIALLKVLGLRQRQVEWLFGQMGLVVGFFGGALGLLLSLAAQFYLTKHPFPLPAAYYLESLPLQLDPFFMLLVWVLAIGLAFFSSWFPARKIRGMKEAVLLKEQD from the coding sequence ATGTCCCTCCTCACTCAAATCGCCACTCGCTACCTCAGTGGAACTCATAAGGGCTTTCGTCTTAATTTATTGGCCACAGTTTCATTTTTATCCGTGGCCTTGGGGGTGTTTGCGCTGGTATTCGTCCAATCGGTGATGGGGGGCTTTGGGCAGGATTTGCAAGGCAAGATTTTGAGATTGTCGCATCCTCTTATTCTCAACCCTCAAAATCCTTCGCTTTATTCTTCTCTGAAAGCTCCTTCGATTTCTCCAGATAAAAACATAAAAAAAATATATCCCTTTTTTGAAACTGAAGTGATTTTAAGAACGGCCGACAATGCTTCGCAAGGGATCAAACTCAAGGCGGTGGGGGCGGAGCATATCGAGGAGAAGATCCATGTGGAGTATAGCCATGAGGCCTCTCAAAAAGATTTTTCTCCTTCGGATGAAAATTATCCTGGTATTGTAATAGGTTCAGAACTCGCTCGTCGCCTCAATGTGCTTCCTGAATTGAATGAAGAACTGGAACTGATTTATCCCTTTGGAGAAGTGGATCCCAGCGGTGAGATGCGTCCCAAGACCCGACGTTTTCGGGTGATCGGAACTTTTAAGACCGGCTATCTCGATTACGATCAAAAATATGCCCTGGTCGCCTTAGATCAAGGCAGACGTTTAGTCCCCTCCGCTGAGGTTCCCTATCAGTGGGCCTTGGAACTTGAAGATTTCTGGCAGTCGGAGGCATTGGCTCAAAGTCTTAACGCTCAATTGCAAGGCAACTATGTTGCAGAAACCTGGGCAAATAAAAACGCCAGACTTTTTTCTGCCTTGAAGCTTGAGCGTAAAGTAATGTTTGCGGTGCTTGTGCTCATGATCGTTATTGCGAGCTTTAATTTATTGACGCTCACTCTCATGCTCTCCGCCCAGCGAGCCCGTGAGATTGCGCTCTTAAAAGTTTTGGGTTTGAGACAAAGACAAGTGGAATGGTTGTTTGGGCAGATGGGTTTGGTAGTAGGTTTTTTCGGAGGGGCTTTGGGTTTGTTGCTGTCGCTTGCGGCCCAATTTTATTTAACCAAACATCCCTTTCCTTTGCCGGCTGCTTATTATCTTGAAAGTTTACCTCTGCAATTAGATCCTTTTTTTATGTTGCTAGTTTGGGTCTTGGCTATTGGCCTGGCTTTTTTTTCCTCCTGGTTTCCGGCTCGGAAAATAAGAGGGATGAAGGAGGCGGTTTTGTTGAAAGAGCAGGATTGA
- a CDS encoding OmpH family outer membrane protein yields the protein MKKLFIASVMVLTLSFGASLKAQEKIGLVDIQKALNEVEEGKSAKARLKGEFDQKQKSLDALQNDLKNMKDNLDKQKVALSQDAMKQKENEYRDKFVELQKKLAEFRGELQQKEAQYTGDIINRLKQVVQEVGAKDKFTLIFEKAQESVLYAPNATDLTPQVIAAFNSKPKGK from the coding sequence ATGAAAAAGCTTTTTATAGCTTCGGTGATGGTTCTAACTCTAAGCTTTGGGGCTTCGCTCAAAGCCCAAGAAAAGATTGGCTTGGTGGATATCCAGAAGGCACTCAATGAAGTGGAAGAGGGAAAGTCCGCGAAGGCCCGCTTGAAGGGCGAGTTTGATCAAAAACAGAAGTCACTGGATGCCCTTCAAAATGACCTCAAAAACATGAAAGACAATCTCGATAAGCAAAAAGTGGCTTTGAGTCAGGATGCCATGAAACAAAAAGAAAATGAATATCGAGATAAATTTGTGGAGCTTCAGAAAAAATTAGCCGAATTTCGGGGTGAGCTTCAGCAAAAGGAAGCCCAATATACGGGAGACATTATCAATCGCCTGAAGCAAGTGGTGCAAGAAGTTGGGGCCAAAGATAAATTCACCCTCATTTTTGAAAAGGCCCAGGAGAGCGTCTTGTATGCACCCAATGCAACCGATTTAACCCCTCAGGTTATCGCCGCGTTCAATTCCAAACCCAAGGGGAAATAG
- a CDS encoding ABC transporter permease, with protein MPLTLQLIFRPLFSKRKALIGSLAWIVILGLVLGVLAQSTAVSILSGFEKVFQQSILAFNAHLVLMKDSELSENGVVFKDLEKLKEASQIKSIAPFIYREALLAYHSKIKGVAIKGTPIQSLSGVYSLQISLLPNAMSVSELEKNERIVPVLLGKALFEELKINPQDPVISLLSPKADLENISSSKNFERFKVIGTFSSGLYEFDSHFVFLSLANAQQFYGLAGLVSGFEMQLNDFKQAKSLAIQLKEKLGLGYEAVSWDVLNADIFDSLKTEKGMFFLMMGLIVLIASFNLVGLVAVLFSEQKHDFATLSVLGLSALRLKFLVVAQCFFLSLTGVSFGLLLSATLAFALNHFHWIRLAQEVYLISELPLEFKPTYALAVLLYALALSLIMSLAASLRTNTQEVLFRK; from the coding sequence ATGCCCCTCACCCTCCAACTCATCTTCAGACCCCTCTTCTCCAAGCGCAAGGCCCTCATCGGCTCACTTGCCTGGATTGTAATTTTGGGTCTGGTCTTAGGCGTGCTTGCTCAAAGTACGGCGGTGTCGATTTTGAGTGGATTTGAAAAGGTATTTCAGCAATCGATTTTAGCCTTTAATGCACATCTGGTTTTAATGAAAGATTCGGAGCTCTCCGAAAATGGGGTAGTCTTTAAAGACCTCGAGAAATTAAAAGAGGCATCCCAAATAAAATCCATTGCTCCTTTCATTTATCGAGAGGCCTTGTTGGCTTATCATTCCAAAATTAAAGGAGTGGCGATCAAGGGCACTCCAATTCAATCGCTGAGCGGAGTTTATTCTCTTCAAATTTCTTTATTGCCTAATGCAATGAGCGTAAGCGAGTTGGAAAAAAATGAAAGGATTGTCCCCGTGCTTTTAGGAAAGGCCTTATTTGAAGAGTTAAAAATCAATCCTCAAGATCCTGTTATTTCTTTGCTCTCTCCCAAGGCCGATTTGGAAAATATCTCCTCGAGTAAAAATTTCGAACGCTTTAAAGTCATCGGAACTTTTAGTTCTGGCCTTTATGAATTTGACTCCCATTTTGTTTTTTTATCGCTGGCGAATGCGCAACAATTCTATGGTCTGGCGGGTTTGGTGAGCGGTTTTGAAATGCAATTGAACGATTTCAAACAAGCTAAAAGTTTGGCTATCCAGCTGAAAGAAAAGCTGGGTCTTGGCTATGAAGCAGTTTCCTGGGATGTATTGAACGCCGATATTTTTGATTCCCTTAAAACTGAAAAAGGGATGTTTTTTTTAATGATGGGACTGATTGTGCTGATTGCGAGTTTCAATTTGGTGGGTTTGGTGGCGGTGCTTTTCAGCGAACAAAAGCATGATTTTGCGACCTTGAGTGTCTTGGGCTTGAGTGCTCTGCGTCTGAAGTTCTTGGTGGTGGCTCAATGTTTTTTTCTCTCACTCACCGGAGTCTCTTTCGGTCTGCTCTTGAGTGCCACCTTGGCCTTTGCGCTCAATCATTTTCACTGGATTCGCCTGGCCCAGGAAGTTTATCTGATTTCGGAACTTCCCTTGGAATTTAAGCCCACTTATGCCTTGGCCGTATTGCTGTATGCCTTGGCTTTAAGTTTGATCATGAGTTTGGCTGCGAGTTTAAGAACAAATACCCAAGAAGTTTTATTTCGGAAGTGA
- a CDS encoding ABC transporter ATP-binding protein: MPALLEAKKISKFFQKEGRQLHILTDVNLELNLGEELVLWGASGSGKTTLLHLLGGLEKPSEGEVFFEGQNLSLMCDKERAQFRNRNLGFVFQSHHLLPLFTALENVRIPLQIAGKSNDEATEQAKDILQKVGLEQRFNHYPDELSGGEQQRVAIARALIHHPKLILADEPTGNLDSENSKIVFDLLLKMNEEQHSALIVVTHNPLLAERMGRRLTIQDGHVYSK, translated from the coding sequence GTGCCTGCGTTACTAGAAGCAAAAAAAATCTCCAAATTTTTTCAAAAAGAAGGACGCCAACTCCACATTTTGACGGATGTGAATCTTGAATTGAATCTGGGTGAAGAGTTGGTGTTGTGGGGGGCTTCCGGTTCTGGGAAAACCACCTTGCTGCACCTACTAGGCGGTCTTGAAAAACCCAGTGAAGGCGAGGTTTTTTTCGAGGGCCAAAATTTATCCTTGATGTGTGACAAAGAACGGGCTCAGTTTCGAAATCGAAACCTGGGTTTTGTGTTTCAGTCTCACCATTTGCTGCCCTTGTTCACGGCCTTGGAAAATGTGAGAATACCTCTTCAAATCGCTGGAAAATCAAACGATGAAGCGACTGAGCAAGCGAAGGATATTTTACAGAAAGTAGGATTAGAACAGCGCTTCAATCATTATCCCGATGAACTTTCTGGTGGAGAGCAGCAGCGCGTTGCCATTGCACGTGCCTTAATCCATCATCCCAAGTTAATTCTTGCCGATGAACCCACGGGTAATCTAGATAGCGAAAATTCTAAAATAGTGTTTGATCTACTGCTAAAAATGAATGAGGAGCAACACTCGGCTTTAATTGTGGTGACGCACAACCCTTTGCTTGCAGAGCGTATGGGTCGCCGCTTAACGATTCAGGATGGACATGTTTATTCAAAGTAA
- the metF gene encoding methylenetetrahydrofolate reductase [NAD(P)H] — protein sequence MQLRQILQDSTRTLSFEIFPPKTAEGEKNLFVHLEKLQKFNPTFISVTMGAMGSETGKTFDIVERINKNLGTHGVAHLTCVSSAKDEILKSLEDLQRRNIRNILCLRGDPVQGSKTFIAPKNGFHHASELVAFVREQTKDYFSIGVAGYPEKHIEACSLEEDLDHLRSKVNAGADFIITQLFFDNADYFQFARLCRSKQITCRILPGLMPVTNYTQIQKFTGMCGAKIPKSTKKDLEEIQSNPQAVKSYGIQHATNQALELMGQSAPGLHFYILNQSESVEKICERVWY from the coding sequence ATGCAACTCCGACAAATACTCCAAGATAGCACGAGAACCCTCTCCTTCGAAATTTTTCCTCCCAAAACCGCAGAAGGAGAAAAAAACCTTTTTGTTCATTTGGAAAAATTGCAAAAATTTAATCCTACTTTTATTTCGGTCACCATGGGGGCTATGGGAAGTGAAACGGGAAAGACCTTTGATATTGTCGAAAGAATTAATAAGAATTTAGGCACTCATGGCGTGGCCCATCTTACCTGCGTGAGTAGTGCAAAAGATGAAATTTTAAAATCTTTAGAAGACCTGCAAAGGCGCAACATTCGGAATATCCTTTGTTTGCGGGGTGATCCCGTTCAAGGCAGCAAAACATTCATCGCACCGAAAAACGGCTTTCATCATGCCAGTGAACTCGTTGCCTTTGTGCGTGAACAAACCAAAGATTATTTCAGTATTGGGGTTGCCGGATACCCTGAAAAACATATCGAAGCTTGTAGCTTAGAAGAAGATTTGGACCATCTGAGAAGCAAGGTCAACGCGGGTGCAGATTTCATCATCACTCAATTATTTTTTGATAATGCGGATTACTTTCAATTCGCCCGCCTCTGCCGAAGCAAGCAAATCACTTGTCGTATCCTTCCCGGACTCATGCCCGTCACCAATTACACCCAAATTCAAAAATTTACCGGAATGTGTGGCGCAAAAATTCCTAAATCCACAAAAAAAGATCTGGAAGAAATTCAATCTAACCCCCAAGCCGTGAAGAGTTATGGCATTCAACATGCTACGAACCAGGCTCTAGAGCTGATGGGCCAAAGCGCACCGGGACTTCATTTTTACATTTTGAATCAGAGTGAATCGGTGGAGAAGATTTGTGAAAGGGTTTGGTATTGA